One genomic segment of Oryzias melastigma strain HK-1 unplaced genomic scaffold, ASM292280v2 sc00318, whole genome shotgun sequence includes these proteins:
- the si:ch211-202f5.2 gene encoding RING finger protein 224: MSDQKEEDEKEMKSHAPPSSILVETVMSSRRPDLVCIVCFCSYDLTSRLPRRLHCGHAFCQACLKRLDTVINEQVWIPCPQCRQNTPRPRGGAAGLDLDLTSFLGVKSQQACSSWNPSGRERRPSGDMLANGKLWLGTEETDHRRSHGGLAEPRFHRYGNCCPPLPCWQCCWFCCTWRGN, encoded by the exons ATGTCAGACCAGAAGGAAGAAGATGAGAAGGAGATGAAGAGTCATGCTCCTCCCTCCTCTATCTTAGTGGAGACTGTGATGTCATCGAGGAGGCCCGACCTGGTGTGCATCGTGTGTTTTTGCAGCTATGACCTGACATCGCGGTTACCGCGGCGCTTGCACTGTGGCCACGCCTTCTGTCAGGCTTGTCTGAAAAGACTGGATACAGTGATCAATGAGCAG GTGTGGATCCCCTGTCCTCAGTGTCGACAAAACACACCTCGAcccagaggaggagcagcaggtctGGACTTGGACTTGACGTCCTTTCTGGGGGTCAAAAGCCAGCAGGCCTGCTCCTCCTGGAACCCCAGTGGCAGAGAGAGGAGGCCTTCAGGAGACATGCTGGCTAACGGCAAGCTGTGGCTGGGGACGGAGGAGACGGATCACAGGAGGTCGCACGGAGGTCTGGCTGAGCCTCGCTTCCATCGCTATGGCAACTGCTGCCCACCTCTGCCCTGTTGGCAatgctgctggttctgctgcaCGTGGAGAGGCAACTGA